The region CCTCGCCGAACTTGTCGCCGCTTACAAGGTCGATACCTTCCTCATCGGTTTGCCAAAGAATATGAACGGCACAATTGGACCGCGGGGCGAGTCGACCCAGCGCTTCGCCGCCGAAATAGCGGCCGCTTTTCCGTCATGCGGTGTCAAGCTGTGGGATGAGCGCCTGTCGACGGTGGCGGCGGAACGGTCGCTGATCGAGGCCGACGTCAGCCGCCGCCGGCGGCGCGAGGTGATTGACAAGATGGCGGCGGTGTTTATTCTCCA is a window of Selenomonadales bacterium 4137-cl DNA encoding:
- the ruvX gene encoding Holliday junction resolvase RuvX encodes the protein MRILALDVGERTIGVAVSDELGLTAQGLEVIRRTSPAADFRRLAELVAAYKVDTFLIGLPKNMNGTIGPRGESTQRFAAEIAAAFPSCGVKLWDERLSTVAAERSLIEADVSRRRRREVIDKMAAVFILQGYLDSKPAQKLP